The following proteins come from a genomic window of Amyelois transitella isolate CPQ chromosome 24, ilAmyTran1.1, whole genome shotgun sequence:
- the LOC132903291 gene encoding uncharacterized protein LOC132903291 yields the protein MSLVNDEAKPKSRDRSPYSRPPTAFCDKDSEKLTDLVKGRGIIKGRLTRLTTFINSITRDQLNSQKCIDLKLRMQGAASLLTEFNNIQTMIEKIVIDSDLDCQLNQRDLFEDSYYSALSRAEYLLNRAEVSDGSSVCHSKIKSIKLPVISMPTFDGSYEHWLEFRDTFMSLVHNSNEISDIQKFHYLKSSLKGSAELVIDSVEFSASNYTIAWELLLNRYNNSSMLIHNHVKALFTIQKLTKESYHMLRRLIDTILKNLRALKMLGEPTEHWDTLVIFIVTSKLDETTEREWEQYKCTIRKHNETKSSLKVDDLLTFLRDRAEMLETLQASHSKINLDSKKQTTHKAQCNVSTKSQQSRTTYKKPCLMCYNDHALYSCPKFLDANIDTKLHFIATNKLCENCLRSGHTLETCKFGPCRKCNRKHNTLIHSDTSNDAQVMTLHSNCNNREPRDVPTAPATPAVPAVDVPMHRSSTAQVNKPHIDNTRYTFNNQSVKSINSVLLSTAMIEIADNHNNYHIARCLLDSGSQLCFLSKDLCTKLNVTLIQSTCEIRGIGNSVTNSTQICDVKIRSRTGAYSTSLKCFVLPYISCTLPAVAYDQNELFIPEHIQLADPLFYESHNIDILIGAEIFWDLLCEGKIRLPNGPVLQNTKLGWIISGPIHSNTHNIDRSFQCNFSHAIETQLRQFWELEELPKASLTHTDDERACEEHFINTTTRTSDGRFCVHLPLQKSPASLGESYTQAKIRFLVLERRLERNITYKKLYTDFIHEYLDLGHMKKVSSYGTPHYFLPHHGVYREHSSSTRLRVVFDGSAATSNGVSLNDIQLVGPPLQSELFDILLRFRRYRFTACADIQKMYRQCLLHESQRDMQLIVWRDNPSEPLSMYQLNTVTYGMAASPYLAVRCLKQLALECTDPDVKRIISEDFYVDDMITGWDDKHELLSFCNKTSKCLQSGCFPLRKWTFNFQCDQSSGPFSAGKELTLGDTVQCKTLGLGWYNTSDEFYFNTQFKSDTNKITKRSILSHISQIFDPLGLVSPIIIIVKILLQRLWLLQLGWDDVVPSDVLLTWTKFANALSELNTIRVPRHVINTTATHSELHIFTDASQVAYGACIYVRSVSSDNNSLVRLLCSKSKVAPLKPVSIPRLELCGALLGARLYDKVNKALHLQFKNIMFWTDSTIVLGWLHMPPNLQKTFVQNRTSEIHELTRELPWRHVSGKNNPADLVSRGMSLEDLSTSTLWWEGPAYLRQPDFRCDLVPSFINGLPDELPELKSGVTLSAVPDKVSESSLFPFYRFSQFNRMRRAVAYVNRFIYNSRNTNNPRSGVLCVDELRESDITLARLSQLESFPVEYMSLTKNNCLGHKHNLAKLSLFIDHNKLIRVGGRISNSQIFSLDKKHPILISGSHPFATLLFRYEHTRLLHAAPQALLYNLRETWWPISGRNLARKVVHNCIVCKRLRGKTPTPLMGNLPMERLDATFPFMRCGVDYAGPMLMLNRRGKGSRTTKCYICIFICFVTRAIHLELVSDLSTEGYLLALKRFISRRGKPLEIFSDNGRNFVGLMNEFKKFIINCSSEIIDYAISQNIKFTFLPPYSPNFGGLWEAGVKSCKYHLRRVVGNAHLTFEEFSTVLVQIEAVLNSRPLSPMSTDPQDFTPLSPAHFLLGRPLTAPACEDVTEISTNRLTRYQRVEQIRQHFWSRWAKEYVSELQARTKTTKDDTPLKPGMLVVIKDDNLPPLKWHLGRIIDIFPGKDGVARVADIRTSTGIVKRSYSKICPLLE from the coding sequence ATGAGCCTAGTTAATGATGAAGCTAAGCCTAAATCTCGCGATAGGTCTCCGTACAGTAGGCCCCCTACCGCCTTCTGTGACAAAGATAGTGAGAAGTTGACTGATTTAGTAAAAGGCAGAGGCATAATCAAAGGTCGCCTCACAAGACTAACAACCTTTATTAATAGCATAACTCGAGATCAATTAAATAGTCAAAAATGCATTGATTTAAAACTGCGTATGCAAGGCGCAGCCAGCTTACTTactgaatttaataatattcaaacaatGATTGAGAAGATAGTGATAGACTCTGATTTAGATTGCCAATTAAATCAACGAGATTTATTTGAGGATAGCTATTATAGTGCCTTGTCACGAGCTGAATACTTACTTAACCGAGCCGAAGTCTCTGATGGCTCCAGTGTGTgtcatagtaaaataaaatcaattaaattaccTGTCATATCTATGCCTACATTCGATGGTTCATATGAGCATTGGCTCGAGTTTCGAGATACATTTATGTCTTTAGTTCATAATTCTAATGAAATTAGCgatattcaaaaatttcattaccTAAAATCCTCATTAAAGGGCAGTGCGGAGTTGGTTATAGATTCTGTGGAGTTCTCAGCCAGCAATTATACTATAGCATGGGAATTACTTCTCAATAGATACAATAATAGCAGTATGTTAATACACAACCATGTTAAGGCCTTATTTACCATTCAGAAATTAACTAAGGAGTCGTACCACATGCTCAGGCGCCTAATTGATACAATACTTAAGAATTTAAGAGCTTTAAAAATGCTTGGTGAACCCACTGAGCACTGGGATACACTGGTCATATTCATAGTCACTTCTAAATTAGATGAAACTACTGAACGCGAGTGGGAGCAATATAAGTGTACTATTCGTAAACACAATGAAACTAAATCATCACTAAAGGTGGATGATCTACTCACCTTTCTCAGGGACCGTGCTGAGATGTTGGAAACATTGCAAGCCTCTCATAGTAAGATTAATCTTGATTCcaaaaaacaaactacacaTAAGGCTCAATGCAATGTCTCCACCAAGTCACAACAAAGTCGCACTACCTATAAGAAGCCATGTTTAATGTGTTACAATGATCATGCACTGTATTCCTGTCCAAAGTTTTTGGATGCTAATATAGACACTAAACTACACTTTATAGCTACCAACAAGTTGTGTGAGAACTGTTTACGCTCTGGACATACGTTAGAAACATGTAAGTTTGGTCCGTGTCGAAAATGTAATAGAAAACATAATACGCTAATTCATAGTGACACGTCTAATGACGCTCAAGTAATGACGCTTCATTCAAATTGCAATAATCGTGAGCCGAGAGATGTACCGACCGCGCCCGCGACCCCCGCGGTCCCCGCGGTCGACGTCCCCATGCATCGGTCTAGCACGGCACAGGTAAACAAGCCGCACATAGATAACACTCGCTATACGTTCAATAATCAATCagttaaaagtataaattctgttttattatcGACTGCTATGATTGAAATAGCGGATAATCacaataattatcatattgcACGCTGTCTTCTCGATTCAGGAAGTcaactttgttttttgtctaaggatttatgtacaaaacttAATGTTACTTTAATACAGTCCACTTGTGAAATACGAGGAATAGGTAACTCGGTTACAAACTCAACACAGATCTGTGATGTTAAAATAAGATCGCGCACCGGTGCCTATTCTACgagtttaaaatgttttgtgttgCCTTACATTTCATGTACATTGCCGGCGGTTGCATATGATCAAAACGAACTATTCATCCCTGAACATATACAGCTAGCCGATCCATTATTTTACGAGTCCCACAATATTGACATTTTGATTGGCGCAGAAATATTTTGGGATTTATTATGCGAAGGTAAAATAAGGTTACCAAATGGCCCAGTTttacaaaacacaaaattagGTTGGATAATTTCAGGGCCTATACACAGTAATACGCACAATATTGATAGGTCTTTCCAATGTAATTTTTCGCACGCTATTGAAACACAATTACGGCAGTTTTGGGAACTAGAGGAACTGCCTAAGGCTAGTCTCACACACACGGACGACGAGCGTGCTTGCgaagaacattttattaacactACAACGCGCACAAGTGATGGAAGGTTCTGCGTACATCTGCCGCTTCAGAAGTCACCAGCTAGCCTTGGCGAGTCGTACACTCAGGCTAAAATtcgttttttagttttagaaaGACGCCTCGAACgtaatattacttataaaaaattatacactgATTTCATACATGAATACCTTGATTTGGGTCATATGAAAAAGGTAAGTTCATATGGAACaccacattattttttaccacaCCATGGTGTATATCGGGAGCATAGCTCTTCAACCCGATTGAGAGTAGTCTTTGACGGAAGTGCTGCTACTAGTAATGGAGTATCCTTAAATGACATTCAGCTTGTCGGGCCGCCACTACAAAGTGaactatttgatattttattgcgTTTTAGACGATATAGGTTTACTGCGTGTgcagacatacaaaaaatgtacaggCAGTGCCTATTACATGAGTCACAACGCGACATGCAACTGATTGTCTGGCGGGATAATCCTTCTGAGCCTTTAAGTATGTACCAGCTCAACACCGTGACCTACGGCATGGCAGCGTCACCCTATCTTGCTGTTAGATGCCTCAAACAGCTGGCACTTGAGTGTACTGACCCTGATGTAAAGAGAATCATCTCTGAGGACTTTTACGTTGATGATATGATCACAGGTTGGGATGATAAACatgaattattatcattttgtaaCAAGACTTCAAAGTGTTTACAGTCCGGTTGTTTTCCATTGAGAAAATGGACATTTAACTTTCAATGTGATCAGTCATCAGGTCCGTTCAGCGCAGGTAAGGAGTTAACATTAGGTGATACTGTTCAGTGCAAGACTTTGGGTTTAGGATGGTACAACACTAgtgatgaattttattttaatacgcaATTTAAGAGTGACACTAACAAGATAACAAAACGTAGTATTTTATCACACATATCTCAAATTTTTGACCCCCTTGGTTTAGTTAGtccaattataataatagtaaaaatattattacagcGACTTTGGTTATTGCAATTAGGTTGGGACGATGTGGTGCCAAGCGATGTTCTACTTACATGGACTAAGTTTGCGAACGCCCTATCGGAACTTAACACCATTCGTGTGCCTCGTCATGTTATTAACACTACTGCTACACATTCGGAGTTACACATTTTTACCGATGCATCGCAAGTAGCGTACGGCGCTTGTATTTACGTACGCTCAGTCAGCAGTGACAATAATTCATTGGTGAGACTGTTGTGCTCAAAAAGCAAGGTTGCTCCTTTGAAGCCCGTTAGTATTCCGCGGCTAGAATTATGCGGAGCTTTATTAGGTGCAAGGCTATACGACAAAGTGAATAAGGCACttcatttacaatttaaaaatattatgttttggaCTGACTCAACAATTGTACTAGGCTGGTTACACATGCCACCTAACTTACAAAAaacttttgtacaaaataggACATCAGAAATACATGAGTTGACGAGGGAACTTCCTTGGCGTCATGTAAGTGGAAAAAATAATCCAGCTGATTTAGTGTCCCGCGGTATGTCGCTAGAAGATCTCTCAACTTCTACGTTATGGTGGGAGGGCCCGGCCTATCTTCGCCAGCCCGATTTTAGATGCGATCTGGTGCCTTCATTTATAAATGGTTTGCCTGATGAGTTACCAGAGTTAAAATCGGGCGTGACGCTTTCTGCTGTGCCTGATAAAGTTTCCGAGTCTTCCTTGTTTCCCTTCTATAGATTTTCTCAATTTAATCGCATGAGACGCGCTGTCGCATACGTAAAtcggtttatttataattcacgCAATACTAATAACCCGCGATCAGGCGTCCTATGTGTCGATGAATTGAGAGAGTCTGATATAACTTTAGCTAGGCTGTCTCAATTGGAATCTTTTCCAGTTGAATACATGTCgcttactaaaaataattgtttaggaCATAAACACAATTTAGCAAagctaagtttatttattgatcacaataaattaatacgtgTAGGTGGTCGTATTTCCAATTCACAAATTTTCTCGTTGGATAAAAAACATCCAATACTCATATCTGGTAGCCATCCTTTTGCTACTTTGCTATTTCGGTATGAGCACACCCGTTTGTTACATGCAGCTCCACAAGCGCTTTTATACAATTTGCGAGAGACCTGGTGGCCTATTAGTGGTAGGAATCTTGCTAGGAAAGTGGTACATAATTGTATTGTTTGCAAGCGGTTAAGGGGAAAAACTCCAACTCCTTTAATGGGGAATTTACCAATGGAACGTTTGGACGCTACTTTTCCTTTTATGCGTTGTGGTGTCGATTACGCCGGGCCAATGCTCATGCTAAATCGTAGGGGTAAAGGTTCGAGGActacaaaatgttatatttgtatttttatttgtttcgtgACTCGTGCCATTCACTTGGAGCTAGTCAGTGACTTGTCCACTGAAGGGTATTTACTTgcattaaaaagatttatatccAGACGTGGCAAACCTTTAGAAATATTCTCCGACAACGGTAGAAATTTTGTTGGGcttatgaatgaatttaaaaagtttataattaattgctCATCGGAGATAATAGATTACGCAATAAGTCAAAATATCAAGTTTACTTTTCTTCCTCCATATTCTCCTAATTTTGGTGGTTTGTGGGAGGCTGGAGTGAAATCCTGTAAGTATCATTTACGACGTGTCGTAGGAAATGCACACTTAACCTTTGAGGAGTTTAGCACGGTTTTGGTTCAGATTGAAGCCGTTTTGAATTCCCGTCCCCTTAGTCCTATGTCCACAGATCCGCAAGACTTCACTCCTTTGAGCCCAGCTCACTTTTTGCTTGGCCGTCCACTTACTGCGCCTGCTTGTGAAGACGTGACTGAAATTTCGACGAATCGTCTTACTCGCTATCAACGTGTGGAACAGATTCGCCAGCATTTCTGGTCCAGATGGGCTAAAGAATATGTTTCTGAACTACAAGCAAGGACCAAGACAACAAAGGATGATACTCCGTTGAAGCCCGGAATGCTCGTCGTTATCAAGGATGATAATTTGCCGCCTTTGAAGTGGCATCTTGGACGAATCATCGACATCTTCCCAGGAAAGGATGGCGTTGCAAGAGTGGCAGACATACGGACTTCGACGGGCATTGTCAAACGATCGTACAGCAAGATATGTCCTTTGCTCGAGTAG